From Hydrogenispora ethanolica, the proteins below share one genomic window:
- a CDS encoding toxin-antitoxin system HicB family antitoxin codes for MAVNLLAEAEKEFKAKVAFDQFFNTLYGPDSEFARLSDEEKVAFLNSPDFHKIKVMMNELETLGAQGYSGKINIRIPKTLHARLVTEAELEGTSLNQLIVAKLSRPL; via the coding sequence ATGGCAGTCAATCTATTAGCGGAAGCGGAAAAAGAATTTAAAGCAAAAGTAGCCTTTGATCAATTCTTCAATACGTTGTACGGCCCGGATTCCGAATTCGCGCGGCTATCGGACGAAGAAAAAGTGGCCTTTTTGAACTCCCCCGATTTTCATAAAATAAAGGTAATGATGAACGAACTCGAAACCCTCGGCGCTCAAGGCTATTCCGGAAAGATCAACATTCGGATCCCGAAAACCCTCCACGCCCGGCTCGTAACCGAAGCGGAACTGGAAGGAACCAGCTTAAATCAGCTGATTGTGGCCAAATTATCCCGGCCCTTATAA
- a CDS encoding IS1595 family transposase: MATQEPINILQFQERFNSEEACHQYLFEHKWPNGFECPKCKNNRAYEIKTRKLPLYECSECRHQTTVKAGTIFEKARKDLRTWFWAIFLIAHDKRGVSATFLAEELHMSYQTAWLMQHKIRKAMGDRDSTYSLAGIVELDDAFFGAPTEGGKRGRGTEQTKVLAALSLNSQGHPLFVKFKVISNLKSKTIIEFAKNNFESGSTIYSDNYHSYRKLSANHFTHIFKQSNHIVNPDHLKWLHTIISNAKAFIGGTFHGLDSKHLQAYLNEFGYRFNRRKLKNQLFNRLLNCCLLAKPITYPELVR; the protein is encoded by the coding sequence ATGGCTACACAAGAACCAATAAATATACTGCAATTCCAAGAAAGATTTAATAGCGAAGAAGCTTGTCACCAATATCTTTTTGAACATAAATGGCCAAATGGCTTTGAATGTCCCAAATGCAAAAACAACCGGGCTTATGAAATAAAAACCCGTAAATTACCACTGTATGAATGCAGTGAATGTCGTCACCAAACAACAGTCAAAGCCGGAACAATTTTTGAAAAAGCTAGAAAAGATCTACGCACTTGGTTTTGGGCTATTTTCCTCATTGCTCATGATAAACGAGGCGTATCTGCTACTTTCCTTGCAGAAGAACTGCATATGAGTTATCAAACAGCCTGGCTCATGCAACATAAAATCCGCAAAGCCATGGGAGACCGGGATTCGACCTATTCATTAGCAGGGATTGTTGAGTTAGACGATGCTTTTTTCGGTGCTCCGACCGAAGGCGGTAAACGTGGCCGCGGTACGGAGCAAACCAAAGTATTGGCCGCGTTATCTCTCAATTCCCAAGGACATCCATTGTTTGTCAAATTTAAGGTTATTTCGAATCTCAAGTCAAAGACCATTATAGAATTTGCCAAAAATAATTTTGAATCCGGCTCAACGATATATAGTGATAACTATCATTCATACAGAAAATTATCAGCTAATCACTTTACTCATATTTTTAAACAATCCAATCACATTGTAAACCCTGACCATTTAAAATGGCTGCATACGATTATATCCAACGCTAAAGCCTTTATCGGAGGAACGTTTCACGGACTGGATTCCAAACACCTTCAAGCCTATCTAAATGAGTTTGGGTATCGATTTAATCGACGTAAACTTAAAAATCAACTCTTC